A region from the Inhella inkyongensis genome encodes:
- the metX gene encoding homoserine O-succinyltransferase MetX: MSQARLGRPQSLPFDTPLPLRSGQAFGPYQVMVETYGELNAARTNAVLVCHALNASHHLAGLDEQGQLGWWDNLIGPGKPLDTDRFFVIGVNNLGSCFGSTGPMHSNPATGRAWGADFPVVTVEDWVDAQARVVDHFGINKLAAVLGGSLGGMQALSWSLRHPERLHHCLAIATAPCLSAQNLAFNEVARRAIVTDPDFHGGHFYEHGVLPARGLKVARMLGHITYLSDDAMDAKFGRERRQELPLFSTQEVEFQVESYLRHQGDKFAGYFDANSYLLIQRALDYFDPAAEFGSLRQAFTRARCKFLVASFSTDWRFSPARSREIVQALLDNQLDVSYAEIDAPHGHDAFLLDDPRYHQLMRHRFNQIAQELAA; encoded by the coding sequence ATGAGTCAAGCACGGCTAGGCCGCCCCCAAAGCCTGCCCTTCGACACCCCGCTGCCCTTGCGCAGCGGACAAGCCTTCGGCCCCTACCAGGTGATGGTGGAGACCTACGGCGAGCTCAATGCCGCGCGCACGAATGCCGTGCTGGTCTGCCATGCCCTGAACGCCAGCCATCACCTGGCCGGGCTGGACGAGCAGGGTCAGTTGGGCTGGTGGGACAACCTGATCGGCCCGGGCAAGCCGCTGGACACCGACCGCTTCTTCGTCATCGGCGTCAACAACCTGGGCTCCTGCTTCGGCTCCACCGGGCCGATGCACAGCAACCCGGCCACCGGCCGTGCCTGGGGTGCCGACTTCCCCGTCGTGACGGTGGAAGACTGGGTCGATGCCCAAGCGCGCGTCGTCGATCACTTCGGCATCAACAAGCTGGCGGCGGTGTTGGGTGGGTCCTTGGGCGGCATGCAGGCGCTGAGCTGGAGTCTGCGCCACCCCGAGCGCCTGCATCACTGCCTGGCCATTGCCACGGCACCCTGCCTGTCGGCCCAGAACCTGGCCTTCAACGAGGTGGCGCGGCGCGCCATCGTGACCGACCCCGACTTCCACGGCGGCCACTTCTACGAACACGGCGTGCTGCCTGCGCGCGGGCTCAAGGTGGCACGCATGCTGGGCCACATCACCTACCTGAGCGACGACGCAATGGACGCCAAGTTCGGGCGCGAACGGCGCCAGGAGCTGCCCTTGTTCTCCACCCAAGAGGTGGAGTTCCAGGTCGAGAGCTATCTGCGCCACCAGGGCGACAAATTCGCCGGCTACTTCGACGCCAACAGCTATCTATTGATCCAGCGCGCGCTGGACTACTTTGATCCCGCCGCCGAGTTCGGCAGCCTGCGCCAGGCCTTTACACGGGCGCGCTGCAAGTTCCTGGTGGCGAGCTTCAGCACCGACTGGCGCTTCTCGCCGGCGCGCTCGCGCGAGATCGTCCAGGCCCTGCTCGACAACCAGTTGGACGTCAGCTACGCCGAGATCGATGCCCCGCATGGTCACGACGCCTTCCTGCTCGACGACCCGCGCTACCACCAGCTGATGCGCCATCGATTCAACCAGATTGCCCAGGAGCTCGCGGCATGA
- the metW gene encoding methionine biosynthesis protein MetW has translation MKPIIDLVPQGSRVLDLGCGSGELLAALQHSKGCSGYGIELDDHKLLACAERGVNVLQLDLEKGLSMFQDQSFDVVLQLQTLQQVRQIEAMLRETVRVGKVGVVSFPNFAHWPNRLQVLGGRMPVTRTLPYQWYDTPNIRVGTHADFALLCERLSIKVLECFGLHNERRIDWGANWRCPISVYKIQRA, from the coding sequence ATGAAGCCCATCATCGACCTGGTGCCCCAGGGCAGCCGCGTTCTGGACCTGGGCTGCGGCAGCGGCGAGCTGCTGGCCGCCTTGCAACACAGCAAGGGCTGCAGCGGCTACGGCATCGAGCTGGATGACCACAAGCTGCTGGCCTGCGCCGAGCGTGGTGTGAATGTGCTGCAACTGGACCTTGAAAAAGGCCTGTCCATGTTCCAGGACCAGAGCTTTGACGTGGTGCTGCAGCTGCAGACTCTGCAACAAGTGCGGCAGATCGAGGCCATGCTGCGCGAGACCGTGCGCGTGGGCAAGGTCGGGGTGGTGAGCTTCCCCAACTTCGCGCACTGGCCCAACCGCTTGCAGGTGCTGGGGGGCCGCATGCCGGTGACCCGCACCCTGCCCTATCAGTGGTACGACACGCCCAATATCCGCGTCGGCACGCACGCCGACTTCGCGCTGCTGTGCGAGCGCTTGAGCATCAAGGTGCTGGAGTGCTTTGGTCTGCACAATGAGCGTCGCATCGACTGGGGCGCCAACTGGCGCTGCCCGATCTCTGTCTACAAGATTCAACGCGCCTGA
- a CDS encoding VOC family protein, with protein sequence MIGYTTLGTNDLPRAAAFYDELFAVLDIKRIMDFGRGYAWGTGMDKPGFGVMTPFDGQPASVGNGVMVALVVNSKDKVDAVHAKALALGGKDEGAVGYRGDGFYAGYFRDLDGNKLNVFCVGQ encoded by the coding sequence ATGATTGGCTACACCACCCTCGGCACCAACGACCTGCCGCGCGCCGCCGCCTTCTACGATGAGCTGTTCGCCGTGCTGGACATCAAACGCATCATGGACTTCGGTCGCGGCTATGCCTGGGGCACTGGCATGGACAAGCCCGGTTTTGGCGTGATGACGCCCTTTGACGGCCAGCCCGCCAGCGTGGGCAATGGCGTGATGGTGGCCTTGGTGGTTAACAGCAAAGACAAGGTGGACGCCGTGCACGCAAAAGCGCTCGCGCTGGGCGGCAAGGACGAAGGGGCGGTGGGCTACCGCGGCGACGGCTTCTACGCCGGCTACTTCCGCGACCTGGATGGCAACAAGCTCAATGTGTTTTGTGTCGGGCAGTAA